The following coding sequences are from one Epilithonimonas vandammei window:
- a CDS encoding nucleoid-associated protein, translated as MIINDFFLHHIDVINNTVTPINLQLNPQNLNDYVEELLNEIIANPNRRTYTFKEGNTEVKTSLDKILENDSDIENITKLNAERLLEKEVNTQEWMRSRNMSVEIQKGSLLHLHFEINGTKQIIICKVEHDEILNELNFEKVRGLNTKKKVFKAILIIFDGQQKISENYVFDKHNSKYWWDDFLELKQQYTDDDNTEKSLNAIDVALSTSLKNKYYPDYLILKNSFIGHYRNNDDLNYFNVIDDVVQNYEPVNSNFPKNQIIEKLNGLPAKNGFDPQFTVVKKRIKKRIKTQIKLANNLFLSINDFVDNLKNIIEPIKDDQGNKYIKILSSEGYEKIQDWIVQNG; from the coding sequence ATGATAATCAATGATTTTTTTCTGCATCATATAGATGTGATTAACAATACTGTTACTCCAATTAATCTCCAACTAAATCCTCAAAATTTAAATGATTATGTTGAAGAATTATTAAATGAAATTATTGCAAATCCTAATAGAAGAACATATACCTTTAAAGAGGGTAATACTGAGGTTAAAACCTCATTGGATAAAATATTAGAAAATGATTCTGATATTGAAAACATTACAAAATTAAATGCTGAAAGATTACTTGAAAAAGAGGTTAATACTCAAGAATGGATGAGGAGCAGAAATATGTCTGTTGAAATTCAAAAAGGAAGTTTATTACATTTGCATTTTGAAATTAATGGCACTAAACAAATCATAATTTGTAAGGTTGAACATGATGAAATTCTAAACGAACTTAATTTCGAAAAAGTTAGAGGTTTAAATACAAAGAAAAAAGTATTTAAGGCAATATTAATAATTTTTGATGGTCAGCAAAAAATATCAGAAAATTATGTTTTTGACAAGCATAATAGTAAATATTGGTGGGATGATTTTCTTGAATTAAAACAACAATATACTGATGATGATAATACTGAAAAGTCGTTAAATGCCATTGATGTTGCTTTATCAACATCACTTAAAAATAAATATTATCCAGACTATCTTATTCTGAAAAATTCTTTTATCGGACATTATAGAAATAATGATGATTTAAATTATTTTAATGTTATAGATGATGTGGTTCAAAATTATGAGCCAGTAAATTCAAATTTTCCCAAGAATCAAATAATAGAAAAACTGAACGGACTTCCAGCAAAAAATGGTTTTGATCCTCAATTTACAGTTGTGAAAAAGAGGATTAAGAAGAGAATAAAAACACAAATTAAATTAGCAAATAATTTGTTTTTGAGCATTAATGATTTTGTAGACAATCTGAAAAATATTATCGAGCCAATAAAAGATGATCAAGGCAATAAATATATTAAGATTCTTTCTTCTGAAGGATATGAAAAAATTCAGGATTGGATAGTTCAAAATGGTTAA